A region of the Leptospiraceae bacterium genome:
GATCCCCAACATGTACGCGTTTTTACTACCAGTTCTGATTAGGAATCTCCCCATAGTGAGGATATATAACCTTGTATACTTTACAAAGATATCATAATTTTTTAAGTATTTCTAATAAACTCAACCATAAGCTCAGCCAACTCGTTTCCCTTATCTTCCTGTGAGAAATGGCCGGCATCCTGAATAATGATGTGTTTCATACCTTTCGTACCGGGAACTTTACGTTTAAAAATAATCTCTCCTTTACTGGTAACCGGGTCTTTATTGCTAAATGCTGTAAGAAAAGGTTTCCTCCACTCAGAAAGAACCTTCCATGCTTCCACATTTTTCTTTCCTTCCGGGTCTTCTTCTTCCACAGGAACCAGCACAGGGAATTGTCTGGCTCCCTCCTTATATGCCTCGGAAGGAAAAGGTGCCACATAAGCTTTCATAGCTCCGGAAGATAAGGTCTTCACACATCCTCCCTGAATAATCTTTCCTATTGGTAAACGCTTCACTTTTTGTGAAAAATTTCTCCAATCCAAGAAGCCCTGACTCGGCTTCCCCTCTCCAGTCGGCAAAAATGTATTGGAAGCCATAACGCGCGAGAAGCGCTCTGAATTTAAGGCAACAAGACGTAGGCCCAAAAGCCCACCCCAGTCCTGACAAAAAAGATTGATTCTATCCAGGCTTAACTTATCAATAAAAATTTGTAACCAATCCATATGAGCCTGATAGGTATAATCCTCCCGCCTAAGAGGCTTATCCGATTTACCAAAACCTATTAAATCGGGAGCGATTACTCGGAAACCGGCAGAAGCCAACACAGGAATCATGTGCCTGTATAAGTAAGACCAGGAAGGTTCACCATGTAATAAAAGAACGGTTTCTCCACTCATATTTCCTTCCTCTACATAGTGCATACGCATACCATCCCCACTAACTTCCAGATAATGAGGAGGAAAAGGATAATCTTCCAAATCTTGAAACTCTTGTTCCGGGGTTCTTAAATATTCCATTATATACTCCTATTTTGTATTCAAAATCAACATATTGGTAGTAGCAGTAGCCATGAGTCTTCCTTTTTTATCATAACATTCAGCTGCCATATTCATTGTGCTAAATCCCCTTACAATAAGCTTTCCTTCAATCGTTATAGTTTCTCCTACAGGTATGGGTCGAATATAATTCACACTCATATCCAGAGTTGTAACCGGCCTGGCTGCAATCAAATAGCTTAAAGGACCGAAAACACAATCAAAGGCTGTTGCAATCATCCCTCCCTGCATGTTCATCATAGGATTTGCATACCATTCTTTTACCGGAAATTCCACTTTCAAAGATTTCTTCCTTTCATAAGCAATAAATCTGGCATCCATTTCCCGAAAAATTTTGGGTGGAATTTCAATAAACACTTTTCCTGTAAGCTTGGAAAAATCATCACTCATCTTCTTATTCAACATTTCATGAACATCCACAAGTAACTCCTTATAAACTTGTATACAATTTACTTGTATACAAGATATTTAGCAAAAAATTTAAATCTTTAAAAAGAAATTCCTTATATTCTTTTCTTCTTCCCGGCTAAAAGCTTGCAAAAACTCAATATTGGCTTGATACGTTTCTTGATATAACTTATCTGCCAGTTTCTTACCTTTTTTGCTTAAACAGACCAGAATCGCCCTTCTGTCATCCGGATTCGGTTTTCGTTCAACTATCCCGGAACTCTCAAGCCTGTCTATAATGCCGGTAAGAGTAGCACTATCCAACATAGCTTTTCGACCCAACTCTACAGATGCTATATTATCCTCTTTATTTAAAAAGTTGATAACCATTGCCTGGGGAGGAGTTATTTTATACTTCCGTATCCGTTTATGAAAAAACTTCAAAGCAGAGCGCTGTGCTCTGGTAATTTGAAAAAATATACAATCTTCAGGTCCTAACATTTAAAATACTCGTCTACAAAATACTTGCATACAAGCATTTTAATAAAACAGGAATAAAAATCAAACACTTTTTGGCGAACCCGAAGGTTCGCTTATAATTTTTCTGCTTCTTAAAAAACGTCCGGATAAAATAAACTTAATAAACAGGACTCAACCAGTGGCGATATTTCTCTTCTCGGTTATTGACAATATTAAAAAACAAAGACTGTAGCTCAGAAGTAACTTTTCCGCAGATAGCATCCCCAACTTCCCTCTGGTCAATCTCTTTCACCCAGGCCACCTGCACACCTGTTCCGGAAAGAAAAACCTCATCAGAAGTATATAACTCACTGCGAATAACATCCCGCTCTCTTACTTTAATATTTCTATCTTCAGCTAATTGCATGATAGAACGTCTTGTAATCCCTTCCAACACAGATGCACTCAGACCCGGTGTTACAAGTTCTCCATTTTTAACAAGAAAAAGGTTGGCCGCAGATGCCTCAGAAACCATCCCGCGAGTATCCAAAAAGATAGCATCATCATACCCTTCCTGGGCCGCTTCCGATTTAGCCAGTGCCGAGTTTACATAACCTCCGGAAGCTTTTGAAATAGTAGGTATTAGGTTATCGCTTAATCTTCTCCAGCTCGATACCTTCAGGCGAAGCCCCTTCTGGGTATCCAGGTAATCATCTAACTGGATGATATAAATCGCAATCTCGGTAGGCACAATTTTAAACCTTGGAGACAATTCAAGAGCAGAAGTATACACAATCGGTCGAATATAGATATTTTCCCTACACTCACACTTTCTAACAAGATCCAGGGTTATTTCAACCAGCTCTTCCGGGCTTTTTTTAAAATTTAGCTGCATAATTTTTGTAGAATTAATGAGCCTTTTATAATGTTCCAGGATACGGAAAATGTATAGATTATCATAATCAGGATTGTAATATCCCCTGATTCCACCAAAAACGGCCGTTCCGTATTGAAAAGCATGGGTTTGAATGCTTATTTTAGCGTCTTCAGTCGGAACTATTTTACCCTCAAAATAGGAAAAGCGTTTATATTTATTCTCCATTTCAGAAACTAAGTGTTTTTATAGGGAAAAAAAGAAAAGGACTATTCTATTTAAAAATCTGTATTTTTTATTAGAGGTCTTTTTCTTTTCTAAAAAAAAATCCTCTTGAAATAATTTTTTCTTTCATACTATTATCTTTTTGGGATAAAGAAATCAGATGAAGAAAATATACAGGGTACTTCTTGTAGAAGATGATTTTGCTTCTGCAAAAGTTGTAATACACACTCTTAATAAATATAATTTTGAAGTTACTCACGCTATAGAAGGAAATTCTGCTCTAAATTTTATAGATTCTGAAAGTTACGACTTACTCATTTCAGATATTATGATGCCGGGAATAGACGGTTTCCAAATGTTAGAAAAAGCCGGTGATAAACTAAAGAATACTCCGAAAATCATGCTCACCGCCGTTGGTGATAGGCAGAAAGTTCAAAAGGCAGCACAATTTAATGTTCAGATGTTTCTCCTGAAACCCATTTCTTCCAACAAAATTGTAGAAAAAGTCAGAGAGGTTTTACGGCTTGATGAGAGTGACCTGGTAAATAAAAAATCATTTCCTTTCAAAATGGATGTGAAAGTGATTGATAAAAAAACCTTACAGATTACTCTTTCCGGTGTTCCGGAAGTAGATTTTTCAAAAGAGCTTTTCAGGGAAGTAGAAAGGGTGATACAGGCAGGCAATCATAACCAAATTGAGACTATTCGAATTTTAGTAAATACCGAAGTTGCTCTACACAAGCAAACGGCTACTTATCTCGAATACGCGATAGAACCAATTAAAAAACTAACCTCGGTTAGCCCGGAAAAAATCAACTGTTATGGAGGATTTTTTAGAGAACTCACTGAAGAACTATTTTCCGGCTTGAAAAGTTTAAACCAGTGTAACATACAATATAAATAAGAAACAATGAAAAAGATCTATAAGGTTTTACTCGCAGAAGATGATCCCATTTCCGCTAAACTGGTGAAGCATACCCTCGGAAGATACAATTTCAAGGTTGAGCATGTGGAAGATGGTCGAATGGCACTCGGCAAAGTCAAGCTATACCAGTATGATCTTGCCATAATCGATATCATGATGCCGATTATGGATGGGCAGATGTTTGTAGAAAAAGGCAATGATGAATTAAAAAAAGCCGGAACAAAAGTCATAATGCTTACGGCTTTAAGCAATAAAGAAAATGTTTTAAGAGCTGCTACAAATAATGTAGACCTCTACCTTTTAAAACCCATCACCCAAAAAGTTCTTTTTGAAAAAATTAGGGAAACAATGGGACTGGAAGAAGAAGATTTAATAGATAAGAAAGAATTTCCCTTTCAAGTTCGAATTC
Encoded here:
- a CDS encoding haloalkane dehalogenase, with translation MEYLRTPEQEFQDLEDYPFPPHYLEVSGDGMRMHYVEEGNMSGETVLLLHGEPSWSYLYRHMIPVLASAGFRVIAPDLIGFGKSDKPLRREDYTYQAHMDWLQIFIDKLSLDRINLFCQDWGGLLGLRLVALNSERFSRVMASNTFLPTGEGKPSQGFLDWRNFSQKVKRLPIGKIIQGGCVKTLSSGAMKAYVAPFPSEAYKEGARQFPVLVPVEEEDPEGKKNVEAWKVLSEWRKPFLTAFSNKDPVTSKGEIIFKRKVPGTKGMKHIIIQDAGHFSQEDKGNELAELMVEFIRNT
- a CDS encoding PaaI family thioesterase — encoded protein: MDVHEMLNKKMSDDFSKLTGKVFIEIPPKIFREMDARFIAYERKKSLKVEFPVKEWYANPMMNMQGGMIATAFDCVFGPLSYLIAARPVTTLDMSVNYIRPIPVGETITIEGKLIVRGFSTMNMAAECYDKKGRLMATATTNMLILNTK
- a CDS encoding response regulator, with the translated sequence MKKIYKVLLAEDDPISAKLVKHTLGRYNFKVEHVEDGRMALGKVKLYQYDLAIIDIMMPIMDGQMFVEKGNDELKKAGTKVIMLTALSNKENVLRAATNNVDLYLLKPITQKVLFEKIRETMGLEEEDLIDKKEFPFQVRIQGRSEYEIEILFSGIPIDEITDEVFNAYSAHFNHFFTQIPSSVEIKVPEDFYYCSDALKYLESAIDELTKKARLKLSNVVFSGDFFAYYKRTDIAALPNLSACKVLFPKKKDS
- a CDS encoding response regulator, with the translated sequence MKKIYRVLLVEDDFASAKVVIHTLNKYNFEVTHAIEGNSALNFIDSESYDLLISDIMMPGIDGFQMLEKAGDKLKNTPKIMLTAVGDRQKVQKAAQFNVQMFLLKPISSNKIVEKVREVLRLDESDLVNKKSFPFKMDVKVIDKKTLQITLSGVPEVDFSKELFREVERVIQAGNHNQIETIRILVNTEVALHKQTATYLEYAIEPIKKLTSVSPEKINCYGGFFRELTEELFSGLKSLNQCNIQYK
- a CDS encoding branched-chain amino acid transaminase, which gives rise to MENKYKRFSYFEGKIVPTEDAKISIQTHAFQYGTAVFGGIRGYYNPDYDNLYIFRILEHYKRLINSTKIMQLNFKKSPEELVEITLDLVRKCECRENIYIRPIVYTSALELSPRFKIVPTEIAIYIIQLDDYLDTQKGLRLKVSSWRRLSDNLIPTISKASGGYVNSALAKSEAAQEGYDDAIFLDTRGMVSEASAANLFLVKNGELVTPGLSASVLEGITRRSIMQLAEDRNIKVRERDVIRSELYTSDEVFLSGTGVQVAWVKEIDQREVGDAICGKVTSELQSLFFNIVNNREEKYRHWLSPVY
- a CDS encoding MarR family transcriptional regulator, which produces MLGPEDCIFFQITRAQRSALKFFHKRIRKYKITPPQAMVINFLNKEDNIASVELGRKAMLDSATLTGIIDRLESSGIVERKPNPDDRRAILVCLSKKGKKLADKLYQETYQANIEFLQAFSREEEKNIRNFFLKI